Proteins encoded in a region of the Anopheles ziemanni chromosome 2, idAnoZiCoDA_A2_x.2, whole genome shotgun sequence genome:
- the LOC131282788 gene encoding uncharacterized protein LOC131282788 codes for MERYLRFYIKFQGYMIGALTLLLSVLLTFVIYDSTSFTYPLEEYYDYRFMGSSALVLGAFWFCAGVSFIYGVYHEIKQCLLPFAILYLMDLFLMALRDLVMIWHDRRWYTTLFLNLPAAIVALYITTYLFMTLIALSRLFTTDPKPQRGDNFMRFNNGIANPAAVDDEASLVVA; via the exons ATGGAGCGGTACCTTCGTTTTTACATCAAATTCCAAGGGTATATGATCGGTGCGCTGACGCTGCTGCTGTCTGTGCTTTTGACTTTTGTCATATACGACTCAACCAGCTTCACCTATCCGCTCGAAGAGT ATTATGACTACCGCTTCATGGGTAGTTCGGCGCTGGTCCTTGGTGCATTCTGGTTCTGCGCCGGAGTATCGTTTATATACGGTGTATATCACGAAATCAAACAGTGTCTGCTACCGTTCGCGATACTGTACCTGATGGATCTGTTCCTGATGGCACTTCGGGACCTTGTCATGATCTGGCACGATCGGCGCTGGTACACGACGTTATTTTTAAACCTTCCAGCTGCAATTGTGGCGTTGT ACATCACCACCTATTTGTTCATGACGCTCATCGCACTGTCGCGGCTGTTCACTACGGACCCGAAACCACAGCGGGGTGATAACTTTATGCGGTTTAACAACGGCATCGCCAATCCGGCCGCTGTCGACGATGAGGCTTCGCTCGTCGTCGCATAA
- the LOC131282787 gene encoding uncharacterized protein LOC131282787, translating into MAMDKYLRQFIKYQPYTIVIFTMIMVAILTPMMGEFEAHDIENFRFGGAVAVTFGVSWFLAVVLLVVAIHKEDKRFIYPYLVLFGIDLFLLILRELYVMFIDRIYVEFLSIKMMLAAIIVPYVIGSLLALHRLFTVDPIVTLRSEGFVRFDRNEVVGGQQTTAPEPSFSPPNDYVRRI; encoded by the exons ATGGCAATGGACAAGTACTTGCGCCAGTTCATCAAGTACCAGCCGTACACGATCGTGATATTCACCATGATCATGGTGGCCATTTTAACACCGATGATGGGAGAATTTGAGGCACACGACA ttgaaAACTTTCGGTTTGGAGGTGCTGTAGCGGTCACGTTCGGTGTAAGTTGGTTTTTGGCTGTGGTGCTTCTTGTGGTAGCTATACACAAG GAAGACAAACGCTTCATCTATCCGTACCTTGTACTCTTCGGTATTGACCTATTTTTGCTCATACTGCGTGAGTTATACGTGATGTTCATCGATAGAATTTATGTCGAATTTCTTAGCATCAAAATGATGCTAGCTGCAATAA TTGTTCCTTACGTAATTGGGAGTTTGCTGGCGCTGCATCGATTGTTTACGGTGGATCCGATCGTGACACTCCGTAGCGAAGGGTTCGTGCGCTTCGATCGCAACGAGGTGGTCGGCGGACAACAGACCACTGCCCCGGAACCATCGTTTAGCCCTCCGAACGATTACGTACGCCGAATTTAA
- the LOC131282789 gene encoding uncharacterized protein LOC131282789, which yields MEPVLRRYVKTHGYVIAVAALVFGSIFLTQVLTNDQLNRSVNENAYFRMRPLQQLIFSIAWVIAGLIFLLGLTCERKEAILPFAAIFLAEWSLLVVQQISRLQYHSVLAVILSPEMVFYLIVALYVSYTLVILYRVFDSRCKEDEEDIEQVHRPVKFYFGDDPDDTNN from the exons ATGGAACCAGTTTTGAGGCGGTACGTGAAAACCCACGGCTATGTGATCGCCGTAGCAGCCTTGGTTTTCGGGAGCATCTTTCTTACTCAAGTTCTGACCAACGACCAGCTGAACCGGTCCGTTAACGAAA ATGCATACTTTCGGATGCGACCGCTTCAACAGTTGATCTTCTCGATCGCGTGGGTCATCGCCGGTCTGATCTTCCTGCTGGGGCTGACGTGCGAGCGTAAGGAGgccattttaccgtttgccgCCATCTTCCTGGCCGAGTGGAGTCTACTGGTGGTTCAACAGATTTCCAGGCTCCAATACCACAGTGTGCTCGCGGTGATCCTTTCGCCGGAGATGGTTTTCTACTTAA TTGTGGCATTGTACGTGAGCTATACTTTAGTTATCCTCTACCGGGTGTTTGATAGCCGATGCAAGGAGGACGAAGAGGACATCGAACAGGTACATCGGCCTGTGAAGTTTTACTTCGGGGACGATCCAGACGACACCAACAATTAA